GCGCTGGATGCGCACACCGCGCTCGATCGACTCGTCGAGCCTAAACGACACTGCGGGCATGTGCCGGAGGCGAATCCGCCGCCCCAGCTCTTTCCGGATGAACCCGTGGGCGTTGGCGAGGCCGGCCATCGTTTTGGCTTTCGCCTCCGCGTCTCCCAAAATGCTGACGAATACCCTGGCGTGCCGCAGATCCTGGCTCAGCTCGACGTCCAGGACGGAGACAAACCCGATCCGGGGATCCTTCATCTCGCGTTGGAGAATCGTGCTGATCTCCTCCTTGAACAGTTCACGAAGCCTGGCGATGCGCACGCTCATGCTTGGGCCTCCCTCCCGGCGGGCTCCTCCGTCGCACCTCCACCCCGAGCGCGAAGCGGCGGCGCGGGAGAGATGGACGTGGGGAAGGCGATCACCGCATCTCCACCGCGTAATCGAGCACCACGAGATCGGTGTGCCGCTCGATCGCGCTGGCGACGTGGGCGAGAACCTCGTCGGCGTGGCGGGCGGTCGTGCTGATGTACGCCACCGCAAGCCCGGCGCGCCGCCAGGAGTCCTGGTGCGACACCTCGGCGGCGGCAACGCGAAACCGATGGTGCAATCGGTCCAAAAGCGATTTCACGATCCGCCGCTTGTCTTTGATGCTCTGCGTCCCCGGAAGGCTACACTCGACCCGCAGCAACCCGACCACCATGGTCTGTCTCCTGTTCCCCTAGGGGGGCACCGTCCCCGGGGTGGTCTCGCCAGCCGTCAGGCCGGCTTCACCTCCATGGCGAATGCCTCGATCGTGTCGCCTTCCTTGATGTCGTTGTAGCGTTCGAGGCCGATTCCGCACTCGAACCCTTCGACCACCTCGCGGACATCGTCCTTGAAGCGCCGCAACGATCCGATCACCCCTTCGTGAACGACGGCGCCATCCCGGATCAGGCGGGCCTTGGCGCCCCGCACGATCTTCCCGCTGGTCACGTAGCAGCCCGCGATCGTCCCGATCCGGCTGATCGAATAGACTTTGCGCACTTCCACCCGCCCCAAGATGACCTCAGCCATCTCCGGAGCCAGCAAGCCCGTCGAGAGCTTCTTGACGTCGTCGAGCACCTCGTAGATCACGCGGTAGAGGCGGACATCGACCCCCTGGGTCTCGGCCAGACGTCTGACCGGCGGTTCCGGGCGGACGTTGAAGCCGATCACGCGGGCGAAGCTCGCCGCCGCAAGCATGACGTCAGACTCGGTCACGTTCCCCACGCCCGCGTGCAGGATCGTGATGATGACTTCCCGGCTGGTGAGACGCTCCAAAGCCGGAACCAGGGCTTCCACCGATCCCTGGACATCGCCCTTCACGATGAGGCGCAACTCTTTACTTTCCGTCACCGCCCCCGTCTCTTTGGAGATCTCCTCGACGCTGACCTGGCGCACCCTGGCCTGTTCGGTGGCCCGCCGGCGCTCGCTCCGCTCCTCGGCCACGGCCTTCGCGATCCGCTCGTTGGAAACGACTTCCACGAGATCCCCGGCCTGGGGGACATCGCTGAGCCCGATCGCTTCGACCGGTACACTCGGTCCGGCCGCTTGGATGCGCGCGCCCTTGTCATCGGTCATCGCCCGGATCCGCCCGTACGTCTCCCCGACCACCGCGGCGTCCCCGACCCGCAGGGTACCGTCCTGCACCAAGATCGTGGCGACCGGCCCCCGTCCCTTGTCGAGGCGGGCTTCGATCACCGTGGCGCGTGCCGCCTTGTCGGGGGTGGCCCGAAGGTCGCGCAGCTCCGCGACGAGGAGGATCATCTCGAGCAGGGCGTCGAGCCCGGTGCCCTGCCGCGCGGAGACCGGCACGGTGATGGTATCACCGCCCCACTCCTCCGGGACGAGACCGAGATCGGCCAGCTGCTGCTTGACGCGATCGGGATTGATCTGCGCCAGGTCGATCTTGTTCACCGCGACAATGATCG
The sequence above is drawn from the bacterium genome and encodes:
- the rbfA gene encoding 30S ribosome-binding factor RbfA, which encodes MSVRIARLRELFKEEISTILQREMKDPRIGFVSVLDVELSQDLRHARVFVSILGDAEAKAKTMAGLANAHGFIRKELGRRIRLRHMPAVSFRLDESIERGVRIQRLLRQVAETEGEGSGDASGRSDRGSPSKSA
- a CDS encoding DUF503 domain-containing protein yields the protein MVVGLLRVECSLPGTQSIKDKRRIVKSLLDRLHHRFRVAAAEVSHQDSWRRAGLAVAYISTTARHADEVLAHVASAIERHTDLVVLDYAVEMR